In Octopus sinensis unplaced genomic scaffold, ASM634580v1 Contig01023, whole genome shotgun sequence, the DNA window GCTGGACAGATAAGTTCATAGACTGACTAAGAAGGGGTTATCATACAGTAATTAAACTTGGTATGCATTAAATTCAATCTTTACTGATGCTAACTGCATGTTTTCCTTCCAGATACATAACTGAGGACTTGGAGAAGTGGTTCTATAAACATTTCctgaaaatggataaaatttgtCACCGTGGTGTTATCAAATATCTACAGAAAAAGGGGTTAGCCCCCATCCCCTCAGGGACATTCATGTTGTCATGgctgctacattaggggatgatgtTGTAGCTTTATCAACTGTGCAAAAGTGGGTAACTGAATTCAAAAGGGGTAGGGATAGTCTTGAAGATTACCCAAAATCCAGATGTCCTACAACAGCCACCGCCTAAGAAAACATCAACgtattcaccacatggtgatggatgacagacgTTTAAATGCTAATCAGATAGCTAATGGGGTCCTACTTCACCAGGACAATGCTCTTGCACACAAGCCTGTAGTTGCAATGGCTACTGTGCGCGACTGTAGCTTTGAATTGGTTGACCACCTACCATATTCTCCTTATTTGGCGCCATCTGACTATTTTCTGTTCCCAACAAGAAAAAGACACATGACTGGGAAGCAATATCGGACCGATAATGAGGTCGTATCTGCCGTTGAGGACTTTTTGGAGGGTCAGGATGAGAACTTCTATACCACAGGAATCCAAGCGTTGCAACACCGATGTAAGAAGTGTATGGACCGCAGCGGAGACtatatcgaaaaaaaaaacacatttggtcAAGTTTGACTATTGTATtgtggtcagcctatgaacttttccgCCCATGCTGCAACTAATTCTAATTGTCTCTTTACGTTGATCATATTACCAGAATATAACTTTTGATTATTAACAAAAATGTATGGgtaacattaattttattcttttctgcatgtggatgcacatggcctagtggttagagcagcggactcgcgatcgagggatcgcgggttcgaatctcagatcgcgcgatgtgtgtgtttatgagcgaaacacctaagctccacgcgactccggcagaaggtaatggcgaacctctgctgactctttcgccacaactttctctctctctctttcctcctgcatcttgcagctcacctgcgacggatcggcgtcccgtccaagtggggaacctatgtgccaaggaaaccgggaaaccagcccttatcagccaggcatggctcgagaaggaacaaacaaatccCAGCATGTAGTATTGACATTTTGTTAACAGGGCTGACAAAGGATTCACTGCCAGTACAAACATTACAGATAAATTATCACCGTGGAATATGCCTGTTAATACATTAATTCTGTTTGTAACAATATCTGTTACTTTAGTATTTGTCAATAATAACTATGTGGACCATGTTGTGGTCAGTATGTCAATGACATTCATTATAGCGGCTGGTATTTTGGCAAGGTGGTGTGATTTTATCATCCATGAGACGAGCGCCTTCTTGTAGCTATATCGCTGTGAGATTACGGCGATGTTGCTTGGATCCCTCAAAGCCAGCTTTGTTGAGAAGGAGCTGTTTGGCAGAGCTGTTTGGCACAGCCTCAgactcctttctttctccctgcCTGTTCATCAGTTATAACGCCATTTGTTTGGCAGTGTTCTTGGAGAAACCTTTTCAGGCAACCTATGTACAATTTCTACATAACATTCAAGCATGCTATAGTTTTTACTCACATGGGTCTCTTTGTTCTTGCGGATAAAAGTAGTCCGTGCAACGGTCAGCCAATATGGTATAGCTAGTTCAAAGTCCATTGTATTCTTAAATAGGTACGTGAGAATTTCCTTGTAGAACGTGAGcttatgtatgatgcatgtatgtatgtatgtgtatgtttctatctatgtatgtatgtatgtatgtatgtatgtatgtatgtatgtttgtatgtatgtatgcatgcatgtatgtatgcatatatgtatgtatgtatgtatgtatgtatgtatgtatgtatgtatgtatgtatgtatgtatgtatatatttgtgtttgtgttcccaGTCCGCCATGATGTAATTGCTAGCTAAAAGCTAACTCAATCATGTGACATCATATGAATTTATTCAACTTGAAACTAATTGCAATGTAAACATTTGTCTGGAGTCAATTTCATATATGACCCTTATAATCGCTTAaccataaaattaaattaaaaatgaaaagatagaattaattaaaactaGACATAGACATGTACCAAACTTTGGAGGAAAATGCCAGAAATGGAATTAGAGAAATGGAATTAGAGAAATGGAATTAGAGAAATGGAATTAGAGAAATGGAATTAGAGAAATGGAATTAGAGAAATGGAATTAGAGAAATGGAATTAGAGACGGAGCTAACAACGAAATACTAAACAAcgcaaaaaaataacaacaaatgcgGACGTACACGATAGAACTCGCTAACAACCACAAGTGCAACACAATTACAACaaaaattatctatttctttactacccacaaggggctaaacatagaggagacaaacaaggacagacagatggattaagtcgattacatcgaccccagggcgtaactggtatttatttaatcgactccgaaaggatgaaaggcaaagtcgacctcggcggaatttgaactcaaaacgttgcgGCAAAAATGATCTGAAATGTCTATCATTCCATCATCAGCTGTTCTATTAGAGTTTATTGAAGTTTCAACACTAAACAGTACAAGTCATTTCAACAGTATCAGCAatgtcaaaacacacacacacatatatatatatatatatatatatatatatatataatatatatatatatatatatattatataaaaatattattagagacaaaaccactattttgcaaaacaaacaaggaaagacttaatcaatacataaaattttaataaatagtcaaaaaaaccgccactacaatcgtttcttgtcttgatcgacaatcttcaggtggacttccaatctaaaaaatcaaaattttaaaaatataaaaataataattttaataattaaagtataaatgaaaaatataagtatataatccatataaacctatatataatccatatcgaaaatatagacaaattaccacgaattccctaaaaaaaaccatgataaaacaaaactcttaaaaacataacgataaaatctccctttccTAAACTctaaaacaaacctatatagtaatcccccctaacctaaacattcacacacaatacacacacgtaaaccacagacccacgacttatacacatacctatactaacttataaacctcatatacaccaaaacccactccctcccacacagacaaattaacacatacatcccaaaacctaaataacaaacccatatacacattcacacacaaacacacacacacacgcaaaacacgcacacacaacagatacatatactccctcacatatacgcatatacatactcactaaactcgacatatacaacaatacttacacacccaaaaaatcattaaatacatttattagctttaactcaccttagcagctctaacaaacaacttgcagtaacccaatcccattctctatgcctacctcactactacactattccattcacaattccaagcaacgctagtccaccaccggttattcacgtggcaaaacgaacaccactcaaaaattatgaatgaaacaatgtaaaaaaaaaccaacatcgaaaatagacaaattaccacgaattacctaaaaaaaaccatgataaaccaaaactcataaaagcatataacgataaaatctccctttgctaaaccctataacaaacttaaatagcaatccccctaacctaaacattcacacacaaatcacacacgtaaaccacagacccaagacttatacacaaaccatactaacttataaacctcaaaataccaccaaaacccactccctcccacacagacaaattaacacatacatcccaaaacctaaataacaaacccaaatacacattcacacacaaacacacacacacgcaaaacacacacacacaacagatacatatactcctcacatatacgcatatacatactcactaaactcgatatataacaacaatatttaccacccacactcatacagataaataaattaattatacaactaaaaactcacaaccaatctcatatacataaacactcctatgaaaacaacattaaatacatcgtaattaaccagaatatcaaaaataacaatatgacataaggataaatcaaatacatacttacaattcagttacaaattatgaagtgaaattaaattcttagccgttaaaaaaccaaacaaaaattacgttaccatagaaataacttatgtaaaaaaagaatacacgccatagaaagtaaacgtcattcaaaatatgaatggagaaatataataaatggaactaaaaactatatccacgtagcaaaccaacgctacttaaaaaaattattatgaatggattctttaaaaactaccatgaaaatcaTTAtaacatttatgagctttagctcaccctagcagctctaacaaacacttacagtaacccataacTATTCTCGATGCAtacctcactaccacactaatccattcacaattccaagcaacgctagtccaccacccggttacaattcccaactccacccattcattcacaatttaaaCGACGTTCCCTTCCacaacgtgtgtgtatttgtgtgtgaatgtttaggttagggggattactatataggtttatAGGTTTGTTTTAGAGTTTAggaaagggagattttatcgttatatgtttttaagagttttgttttatcatggtttttttttagggaattcgtggtaatttgtctatattttcgatatggattatatataggttatatatggattatatacttatatttttcatttatactttaattatttaaaattatatttttttatattttaaaattttgatttttagattggaagtccacctgaagattgtcgatcaagacaagaaacgattgtagtggcggttttttttgactatttattaaaattttatgtattgattaagtctttccttgtttgttttgcaaaatagtggttttgtctctaataatattttaaatattttactataaaattgatttaatcctaaatctgatttttttccctgtaaatttggatttattccctaattttattattatatatatatatatatatatatatatatatatatatatatatatatacaggcgttgCTGCGCAATTAAGAAACTGGCTTTGCAACCTTGTGAGCAAATTGGTAAACGAAACCTATGTGGAAACccgccgtatatacatatacgtatgttggCGGAGTGGGGCTTTTGCGTACTTATTCTAGCATTTGTTCGAACACCGTTTgaaaccggtgttgatttgtttgtcttTAATTTAGCATTTTGgcaagagtccgatagaataagtgccagactttaaaattgttttaaaaagaaatggctgagtagtaagaagtttgcttctcaattacatgattccgggttcagtgtgtgtgcctttgtctctgtgtttgtccgccaccaccgcaaccacttgAAAAAAACGATGTtgtttgcttacgtccccgtaacttagcggttcagcaaaagagaccgatagaatacataccagcttttaaaaaaagtactgggatccatTCTTTCGATAAATaactcttcaaggctgtgccccagcatggccgcattctaatgactgaaacaagtaaaaaaaaaataccatatatatttcGTGAAATAGAAAGCCATTTGATGGGATACAGGTTGTTTCTAAAATAAACCGGAAAAGGTTATGAAGTACATTTTACAAAGTAAATTTAACATGTATTTGTTAACACAGAAGCAAATAcacattcttttgtttctttaatttttttgtttttaccacaaacatttttctttaatatcTGGGTGAGAGCATTAGGCCTTGAGTGAGCTCCTGCATCTATGGAATGAGATTTCGGACAGAAGTTCCACGGTGGACAGGAAACAAGTTTGCCAGTTCTAAATGGAATATTTGATGAGGGTAGCTTTAAGCGGAAGCGGTACTTCATTAAAAGCATACTTAATGTCAAGGACATcgagtttatattttatatgctttattttttaactgtatttgtttgttttttttttatttatcagtttataacattatttttatataatgtcaTCAAACAATCTCACTTAGACCTGCATTTTTTGATGAACATCGTAACATCTGTATTTCTCTACCCTGCAGACATTTTGCTAACGATTTTCTGACCTGCATACAGTTTATCTGTGAACCAGATACACCGGAAGTTAAAACAGCTTCCCTATAGTTGTAGGGCAACTTCCGGTGTACATAagccaatatttttacatttgtatatattcattattcttgCATTGTATTTTACTTAATagttcgaatttttttttttttttttgtattttgtcctaAACCTCTTTTCTGAAAACTTAATTTAATCAACCATGTCTATATTTTTGTGAAGATTAAGCAgataattaacaattaaaaactaaaataacagTGAAGCTACAtttattctctctttccctccctccctccttccctccctctctctctctctctcttatttatttatcactagttatttttctcagaaaaaaggtcttttttcttcatttcacttCTTTGTAACTGAGGAATTAAGTGAAAAAttaactaatatacatatatacgtacgccgGTACGGACgtatgtacatactcacatacatacatacacacacacatacatacatacacacacacacatatatatagatacagacacacatacatacatacatacatacatacatacatacataatacataca includes these proteins:
- the LOC115226991 gene encoding histone-lysine N-methyltransferase SETMAR-like codes for the protein MSYNSHRLRKHQRIHHMVMDDRRLNANQIANGVLLHQDNALAHKPVVAMATVRDCSFELVDHLPYSPYLAPSDYFLFPTRKRHMTGKQYRTDNEVVSAVEDFLEGQDENFYTTGIQALQHRCKKCMDRSGDYIEKKNTFGQV